One Rhodoferax ferrireducens T118 DNA segment encodes these proteins:
- a CDS encoding BMP family ABC transporter substrate-binding protein: MYKNLVAALAAACFISPVFSQTAAPIAAQEPLKIGFVYVAPLLDTGWVRQHDEGRRALEAALGARVKTTYVENVAEGPDAERVIRDLAAKGHKLIFTPSFGYMEPTLKVAQEFPDVKFESITGYKTAPNVAVANARYYEGRYLAGIAAGRMTTSHVAGYVAGFAIPEVLQGINAFTLGMRSVDPKAEVKVVWLNTWFDPSRERDAAMTLFNQNVDVIAFHTGSSAVMVAAQERGRLAVGYHSDMRKIAPDAQIVAVTHQWGPYYTQRAQAVLNGSWKSGRVWGGVREGMIKVEGFGSKVPKAVQQEVLARQQDMAAGKLHPFQASQAVRDNEGKEVIAKGRTLTDEQILKMNWLVQGVQGKLP, translated from the coding sequence ATGTATAAAAACCTCGTCGCCGCGCTCGCGGCCGCCTGTTTTATTTCTCCCGTTTTTTCGCAGACTGCTGCGCCGATTGCCGCCCAAGAGCCGCTCAAAATTGGCTTTGTGTATGTGGCCCCGCTGCTGGACACCGGCTGGGTGCGCCAGCACGACGAGGGGCGCCGGGCGCTTGAGGCCGCCTTGGGTGCCCGGGTCAAAACTACCTATGTCGAAAACGTGGCCGAAGGGCCGGATGCCGAGCGTGTGATCCGCGACCTCGCCGCCAAGGGCCACAAGCTGATTTTCACGCCCAGCTTTGGCTACATGGAGCCCACGCTGAAGGTGGCGCAGGAGTTCCCGGACGTCAAGTTCGAATCCATCACCGGCTACAAGACCGCGCCCAACGTGGCGGTGGCCAACGCGCGCTACTACGAGGGCCGCTACCTGGCCGGCATTGCCGCCGGGCGCATGACGACCAGCCATGTGGCCGGCTACGTGGCGGGCTTTGCGATTCCCGAAGTGCTGCAAGGCATCAACGCCTTCACCTTGGGCATGCGCTCGGTGGACCCGAAGGCAGAGGTCAAAGTCGTGTGGCTCAACACCTGGTTTGACCCCAGCCGCGAGCGCGACGCTGCCATGACGCTGTTCAACCAGAACGTCGATGTGATTGCTTTTCACACCGGTTCATCGGCCGTCATGGTGGCAGCGCAGGAGCGCGGCAGACTGGCCGTGGGCTACCACTCGGACATGCGAAAAATTGCACCCGACGCGCAGATCGTCGCCGTCACCCACCAATGGGGCCCTTACTACACCCAGCGCGCGCAAGCGGTGCTCAATGGCAGCTGGAAGAGTGGTCGCGTCTGGGGTGGCGTGCGTGAGGGCATGATCAAGGTCGAGGGCTTTGGCTCGAAAGTGCCGAAGGCGGTGCAGCAGGAAGTACTGGCGCGCCAACAAGACATGGCCGCAGGCAAGTTGCACCCGTTCCAAGCCAGTCAAGCGGTGCGGGACAATGAGGGCA